One genomic segment of Vulpes vulpes isolate BD-2025 chromosome 2, VulVul3, whole genome shotgun sequence includes these proteins:
- the LOC112920600 gene encoding somatotropin has translation MAASPRNSVLLAFALLCLPWPQEVGAFPAMPLSSLFANAVLRAQHLHQLAADTYKEFERAYIPEGQRYSIQNAQAAFCFSETIPAPTGKDEAQQRSDVELLRFSLLLIQSWLGPVQFLSRVFTNSLVFGTSDRVYEKLKDLEEGIQALMRELEDGSPRAGQILKQTYDKFDTNLRSDDALLKNYGLLSCFKKDLHKAETYLRVMKCRRFVESSCAF, from the exons ATGGCTGCAA GCCCTCGGAACTCTGTGCTCCTGGCCTTCGCCTTGCTCTGCCTGCCCTGGCCTCAGGAGGTGGGCGCCTTCCCGGCCATGCCCTTGTCCAGCCTGTTTGCCAACGCCGTGCTCCGGGCCCAGCACCTGCACCAACTGGCTGCCGACACCTACAAAGAGTTT GAGCGGGCGTACATCCCCGAGGGACAGAGGTACTCCATCCAGAACGCGCAGGCCGCCTTCTGCTTCTCGGAGACCATCCCGGCCCCCACGGGCAAGGACGAGGCCCAGCAGCGATCC GACGTGGAGCTGCTCCGCTTCTCCCTGCTGCTCATCCAGTCGTGGCTCGGGCCCGTGCAGTTTCTCAGCAGGGTCTTCACCAACAGCCTGGTGTTCGGCACCTCAGACCGAGTCTACGAGAAGCTCAAGGACCTGGAGGAAGGCATCCAAGCCCTGATGCGG GAGCTGGAAGATGGCAGTCCCCGGGCCGGGCAGATCCTGAAGCAGACCTACGACAAGTTTGACACGAACCTGCGCAGTGACGATGCGCTGCTTAAGAACTACGGGCTGCTCTCCTGCTTCAAGAAAGACCTGCATAAGGCCGAGACGTACCTGCGGGTCATGAAGTGTCGCCGCTTCGTGGAAAGCAGCTGTGCCTTCTAG
- the CD79B gene encoding B-cell antigen receptor complex-associated protein beta chain isoform X2 has translation MAGLVLSPVPHNWLVVLLLLLSAGVPAAKTEDRHQDPKGSTCSGIWQSPRFIARKRGAVVEIRCHTKEVGAVSWLWKREMDLESKPLPRENRILQSQNDSVATLTIQGIQYSDNGIYFCQQKCSEGSFSKGCGTELRVMGFSTLAQLKRRNTLKDGIIMIQTLLIILFIIVPIFLLLDKDDSKAGMDEDHTYEGLNIDQTATYEDIVTLRTGEVKWSVGEHPGQE, from the exons ATGGCCGGGCTGGTGCTGTCTCCCGTGCCCCACAACTGGCTGGTGGTGTTGCTTCTGTTGCTTTCAG CAGGTGTGCCAGCAGCCAAAACAGAAGACAGGCACCAGGATCCCAAAG GAAGCACTTGTTCTGGAATCTGGCAGAGCCCGCGCTTCATAGCCCGGAAAAGGGGCGCCGTGGTGGAAATCAGGTGCCACACGAAGGAGGTGGGAGCCGTGAGCTGGTTGTGGAAGCGGGAGATGGACTTGGAGTCCAAGCCCCTGCCGAGAGAGAACCGCATCCTCCAGAGCCAGAACGACTCGGTCGCCACCCTCACCATCCAGGGCATCCAGTACTCGGACAACGGCATCTACTTCTGCCAGCAGAAGTGCTCCGAGGGGTCCTTCAGCAAAGGCTGTGGCACCGAGCTGCGAGTCATGG GGTTCAGCACCTTGGCCCAGCTGAAGCGGAGGAACACACTAAAAGATGGCATCATCATGATCCAGACCCTGCTCATCATCCTCTTCATCATCGTGCCCATCTTCCTGCTATTGGACAAG GATGACAGCAAGGCTGGGATGGATGAAGATCACACCTATGAG GGCCTGAACATTGACCAGACGGCCACCTACGAGGACATAGTGACTCTGCGGACAGGAGAAGTGAAGTGGTCAGTGGGGGAGCACCCAGGTCAAGAGTGA
- the LOC112920599 gene encoding intercellular adhesion molecule 1 isoform X1, which translates to MELLVFCVWALLALIPFPGATEEIFEVSVWPDQALVKFGQSLMVNCSTTCPDPGPSGIETFLKKTQVDKGPQWKEFLLEDVTENSILQCFFSCAGIQKDTSLGITVYQPPEQVILELQPAWVAVNEACTVKCQVLSVAPLENLTLTLLQGNQELHRKNFMNLDVASQRAEVTINVKAQREDDRCNFSCRAELDLSSHGGGLFHSSSAIKVLRIFEFSQSPQIWVSPLLEIGMAEAVSCELTRVFPAREVMFYMFLGDQELSPFVSWKGDTAWANATIRAMETGDQELSCLVSLGPMEQKTREPVHVYSFPPPVLEIEELYPSAGTDINVTCSGHVLTSPSPTLRLKGAPDLPAPGEPAWLLLTAREEDNGRNFSCEASLEVQGQRLIKTTTMQLHVLYQPRLEESDCPGNQTWVKGTEQMLACIPKGNPTPALVCTWNGVIFNLDEPQKATQNHTGTYCCTATNQLGSVSKDIAVLVQGLDEGISSTIFVIIIVALGVGIITIALYLNYRPCKIERRKLPYRQKEKNKEEESQFAVQQAEKCNAHNC; encoded by the exons ATGGAATTGctagtcttttgtgtctgggcCCTGCTGGCCTTGATCCCTTTCCCAG GAGCGACTGAAGAGATATTTGAGGTTTCTGTTTGGCCAGATCAGGCCCTGGTAAAGTTTGGACAGTCCCTAATGGTCAACTGCAGCACTACCTGTCCAGACCCTGGACCCAGTGGGATTGAGACTTTCTTAAAGAAAACCCAGGTGGACAAAGGACCACAGTGGAAGGAGTTTCTCCTGGAGGATGTCACAGAGAATTCTATTCTGCAGTGCTTCTTCTCTTGTGCAGGGATCCAAAAGGACACAAGCCTTGGCATCACTGTGTATC AGCCACCAGAGCAGGTGATCCTGGAGCTGCAGCCTGCATGGGTAGCCGTGAATGAAGCGTGTACAGTGAAGTGCCAAGTACTCAGTGTAGCACCCCTGGAGAACCTCACCCTTACCCTTCTCCAGGGTAACCAAGAACTACATAGAAAGAACTTTATGAACTTGGATGTGGCCTCCCAAAGAGCTGAGGTCACCATCAATGTCAAAGCCCAAAGGGAGGATGATAGGTGTAATTTCTCATGCCGTGCAGAACTGGACTTGAGTTCACATGGTGGAGGGCTCTTTCACAGTAGTTCAGCCATCAAGGTACTCCGGATCTTTG AATTCTCTCAGAGCCCCCAAATCTGGGTCTCCCCACTTCTGGAGATTGGTATGGCCGAGGCTGTGAGCTGTGAGTTGACTAGGGTGTTCCCAGCCAGAGAGGTCATGTTCTACATGTTCCTGGGAGACCAGGAGCTGAGCCCTTTTGTCTCCTGGAAAGGAGACACGGCATGGGCCAATGCCACCATTCGGGCCATGGAGACTGGTGATCAGGAGCTGTCTTGCCTCGTATCTCTGGGTccaatggaacagaaaacaaGAGAGCCAGTGCATGTCTATA GCTTCCCTCCACCAGTCTTAGAGATAGAAGAATTATACCCATCGGCAGGGACAGACATTAATGTGACCTGTTCAGGGCATGTATTAACATCACCCAGTCCTACTCTTCGGCTGAAGGGAGCCCCAGACCTCCCTGCGCCTGGGGAGCCTGCCTGGCTTTTACTTACCGCCAGGGAGGAAGATAATGGCCGAAATTTCTCCTGTGAGGCCTCTTTGGAGGTTCAGGGTCAACGGTTAATCAAAACCACTACAATGCAGCTCCATGTCTTAT ACCAGCCTCGGTTAGAGGAATCTGATTGCCCTGGCAACCAGACGTGGGTGAAAGGGACAGAGCAGATGCTTGCCTGCATCCCAAAGGGAAACCCAACTCCAGCCTTGGTATGTACCTGGAATGGAGTGATCTTCAACCTTGACGAGCCACAGAAGGCAACCCAGAACCACACGGGGACCTACTGCTGCACAGCCACCAACCAGCTGGGCTCTGTCAGCAAAGACATTGCTGTCCTTGTTCAAG GACTGGATGAAGGAATCAGCTCCACCATCTTTGTCATCATTATCGTTGCCCTTGGAGTGGGTATTATCACCATAGCACTGTATCTGAACTACCGGCCTTGCAAAATAGAGAGGCGGAAATTGCCctataggcagaaagagaagaacaaagaggaGGAAAGCCAGTTTGCTGTTCAGCAAGCAGAAAAGTGCAATGCACATAACTGTTAA
- the CD79B gene encoding B-cell antigen receptor complex-associated protein beta chain isoform X1, producing the protein MAGLVLSPVPHNWLVVLLLLLSGVPAAKTEDRHQDPKGSTCSGIWQSPRFIARKRGAVVEIRCHTKEVGAVSWLWKREMDLESKPLPRENRILQSQNDSVATLTIQGIQYSDNGIYFCQQKCSEGSFSKGCGTELRVMGFSTLAQLKRRNTLKDGIIMIQTLLIILFIIVPIFLLLDKDDSKAGMDEDHTYEGLNIDQTATYEDIVTLRTGEVKWSVGEHPGQE; encoded by the exons ATGGCCGGGCTGGTGCTGTCTCCCGTGCCCCACAACTGGCTGGTGGTGTTGCTTCTGTTGCTTTCAG GTGTGCCAGCAGCCAAAACAGAAGACAGGCACCAGGATCCCAAAG GAAGCACTTGTTCTGGAATCTGGCAGAGCCCGCGCTTCATAGCCCGGAAAAGGGGCGCCGTGGTGGAAATCAGGTGCCACACGAAGGAGGTGGGAGCCGTGAGCTGGTTGTGGAAGCGGGAGATGGACTTGGAGTCCAAGCCCCTGCCGAGAGAGAACCGCATCCTCCAGAGCCAGAACGACTCGGTCGCCACCCTCACCATCCAGGGCATCCAGTACTCGGACAACGGCATCTACTTCTGCCAGCAGAAGTGCTCCGAGGGGTCCTTCAGCAAAGGCTGTGGCACCGAGCTGCGAGTCATGG GGTTCAGCACCTTGGCCCAGCTGAAGCGGAGGAACACACTAAAAGATGGCATCATCATGATCCAGACCCTGCTCATCATCCTCTTCATCATCGTGCCCATCTTCCTGCTATTGGACAAG GATGACAGCAAGGCTGGGATGGATGAAGATCACACCTATGAG GGCCTGAACATTGACCAGACGGCCACCTACGAGGACATAGTGACTCTGCGGACAGGAGAAGTGAAGTGGTCAGTGGGGGAGCACCCAGGTCAAGAGTGA
- the LOC112920599 gene encoding intercellular adhesion molecule 1 isoform X2: MLLGLLARMELLVFCVWALLALIPFPGATEEIFEVSVWPDQALVKFGQSLMVNCSTTCPDPGPSGIETFLKKTQVDKGPQWKEFLLEDVTENSILQCFFSCAGIQKDTSLGITVYQPPEQVILELQPAWVAVNEACTVKCQVLSVAPLENLTLTLLQGNQELHRKNFMNLDVASQRAEVTINVKAQREDDRCNFSCRAELDLSSHGGGLFHSSSAIKVLRIFEFSQSPQIWVSPLLEIGMAEAVSCELTRVFPAREVMFYMFLGDQELSPFVSWKGDTAWANATIRAMETGDQELSCLVSLGPMEQKTREPVHVYSFPPPVLEIEELYPSAGTDINVTCSGHVLTSPSPTLRLKGAPDLPAPGEPAWLLLTAREEDNGRNFSCEASLEVQGQRLIKTTTMQLHVLYQPRLEESDCPGNQTWVKGTEQMLACIPKGNPTPALVCTWNGVIFNLDEPQKATQNHTGTYCCTATNQLGSVSKDIAVLVQGLDEGISSTIFVIIIVALGVGIITIALYLNYRPCKIERRKLPYRQKEKNKEEESQFAVQQAEKCNAHNC, from the exons cTTTTGGGCCTTCTCGCAAGGATGGAATTGctagtcttttgtgtctgggcCCTGCTGGCCTTGATCCCTTTCCCAG GAGCGACTGAAGAGATATTTGAGGTTTCTGTTTGGCCAGATCAGGCCCTGGTAAAGTTTGGACAGTCCCTAATGGTCAACTGCAGCACTACCTGTCCAGACCCTGGACCCAGTGGGATTGAGACTTTCTTAAAGAAAACCCAGGTGGACAAAGGACCACAGTGGAAGGAGTTTCTCCTGGAGGATGTCACAGAGAATTCTATTCTGCAGTGCTTCTTCTCTTGTGCAGGGATCCAAAAGGACACAAGCCTTGGCATCACTGTGTATC AGCCACCAGAGCAGGTGATCCTGGAGCTGCAGCCTGCATGGGTAGCCGTGAATGAAGCGTGTACAGTGAAGTGCCAAGTACTCAGTGTAGCACCCCTGGAGAACCTCACCCTTACCCTTCTCCAGGGTAACCAAGAACTACATAGAAAGAACTTTATGAACTTGGATGTGGCCTCCCAAAGAGCTGAGGTCACCATCAATGTCAAAGCCCAAAGGGAGGATGATAGGTGTAATTTCTCATGCCGTGCAGAACTGGACTTGAGTTCACATGGTGGAGGGCTCTTTCACAGTAGTTCAGCCATCAAGGTACTCCGGATCTTTG AATTCTCTCAGAGCCCCCAAATCTGGGTCTCCCCACTTCTGGAGATTGGTATGGCCGAGGCTGTGAGCTGTGAGTTGACTAGGGTGTTCCCAGCCAGAGAGGTCATGTTCTACATGTTCCTGGGAGACCAGGAGCTGAGCCCTTTTGTCTCCTGGAAAGGAGACACGGCATGGGCCAATGCCACCATTCGGGCCATGGAGACTGGTGATCAGGAGCTGTCTTGCCTCGTATCTCTGGGTccaatggaacagaaaacaaGAGAGCCAGTGCATGTCTATA GCTTCCCTCCACCAGTCTTAGAGATAGAAGAATTATACCCATCGGCAGGGACAGACATTAATGTGACCTGTTCAGGGCATGTATTAACATCACCCAGTCCTACTCTTCGGCTGAAGGGAGCCCCAGACCTCCCTGCGCCTGGGGAGCCTGCCTGGCTTTTACTTACCGCCAGGGAGGAAGATAATGGCCGAAATTTCTCCTGTGAGGCCTCTTTGGAGGTTCAGGGTCAACGGTTAATCAAAACCACTACAATGCAGCTCCATGTCTTAT ACCAGCCTCGGTTAGAGGAATCTGATTGCCCTGGCAACCAGACGTGGGTGAAAGGGACAGAGCAGATGCTTGCCTGCATCCCAAAGGGAAACCCAACTCCAGCCTTGGTATGTACCTGGAATGGAGTGATCTTCAACCTTGACGAGCCACAGAAGGCAACCCAGAACCACACGGGGACCTACTGCTGCACAGCCACCAACCAGCTGGGCTCTGTCAGCAAAGACATTGCTGTCCTTGTTCAAG GACTGGATGAAGGAATCAGCTCCACCATCTTTGTCATCATTATCGTTGCCCTTGGAGTGGGTATTATCACCATAGCACTGTATCTGAACTACCGGCCTTGCAAAATAGAGAGGCGGAAATTGCCctataggcagaaagagaagaacaaagaggaGGAAAGCCAGTTTGCTGTTCAGCAAGCAGAAAAGTGCAATGCACATAACTGTTAA